In the Balaenoptera ricei isolate mBalRic1 chromosome 1, mBalRic1.hap2, whole genome shotgun sequence genome, GACTCAAGTCCAAACAGGGCACACGGGCTGTAGGGGCATGGGGTTCGCAGAGGGGAGCTCGGACTGGTCCCGAGAgtgaggtggaggtggggtgggaagcGCTTGCAGGGAGAGAGAAAGTCAAGTGCAGGCACCGGAAGGTATGGGGGGTGGTGTGGCACTGTCcaggagggtggggggcagggcagagggggTGCGAGGACACCAGGGGGCTAGGGGGGACAGAGTCTGGAGATGGGTTACACTTCTGCAGAGTCTGAACTGACTCCGAGGGAATTTAAACGAAGGTTCCCTTTCACCCTTTCTTCTTCTGCACAGACCCTCCAGGCACAAGAAAATAGCACTTGCGCTTTCCAGAATGGGCTCCTTCCTGCTGGGGAAGCACACACTTTGCTCTGCTTCCTCTGCCCCACACCTTCCTTCCACCTCTCTCCTTAGTCTTCCTTGGGGACTGTCCCATCCCTTGCCGTcccctcctgtgtcctcacacTGCAACCCAGCTGACCCCTACTACAGCATGATCAGAACTTATATTTAATGTGTCCATTTAACCATTTCCCCCACTGGCCGTCACTTCCCTGACGACAGGGCCTCTGGCAGTAACGTCAGAATGGACCGGTGACAGGCAGGCACCCAGAGCAGGAATCCAGGTGAGAACTAAGGCGCACCGTGGAGTAATGGGGGGCTGGTAGGTGGAGAGGCTTGGAGAGGCGTGAGGAGAGATTAAGGACCCAGAACAGAGAGGACCAGATGGATGTGGGAGGAGAAGGTGGAGACGAGAAGAGTCTGGTGTGGAGAAAGGACCGCGGggcttttggttgttgttgtttgtcttCTTCTGCCTAAAGTCCCAGCCCACTGCTCTTGCGGTCACAGGCACCCAATAAAGCTGGCCGAATGGAAGCAGAAAGGGCCTCGGGGCCCGGCAGGGTGTCTCAGGAAAGCTCGGCAGGTGAAGGGAGTCCTGAAGCTGGCAGCACCAGCCCAGCCCGCTGAGTGCCCGTCCGCCCTGCATACTGGGAAGTCCCAGAGAACACACCTGCCCCAACCACGATGGGCTAGCATCCGAGCAGCCTTGGGTCACCAGCGGTGAAGGACAAGACCATTCTTCAAAGGGGAGGAACTGTGGCAACTTCCCAAAATGGCAGCCACGATATTTCTGGTTTCACATGTTCTTCTAGAACCGTGCCCTTCCCCACCAGGGGGTGGCATCTGCACCCCTCCCCTTGAAGCTGGTGGGCCTCTGTCTGTCTCAGTGAACAGATACGGCAGAAGTGATGTTCTGTGACTTCTGAGGCGCTCTCTCTATAACTTCCGTGTAAGAAGTGGAGCTCCCTTAACGCCTCCATGGAAGAGACCACACAGGATGCAGGAAGACCCTGGAGACTCAGCTGACTAGCCTCCAGCCCAGGCACCAGACACACGAGTGGGGGGCCTTCAGGTGACCTGAGCCCGTCCCCATCTGACTGCAACCCCAAGAGGGACCCTGAGAGAGTCCCCCCCGCTAAGCCCAGTTATCTATCCTTCAGGACCACAGGAGAGAACGAGAAAATGATTGCTGTTGTTTCAAGCCTTTGATGGTGGGGCAGATTACTACGCAGTAGATACAGGTGCAAGGAGACCGGGACCTTCCTGAAATCTGTGCCTGGCCAGGGGCAGTAAGAGGCACCTGCCAGCTGACAGAGTCTGcccctggcgggggggggggggaacatgCCAGCAAGAGAGGAGTCAACACGGAGAGATGCCAGTGCCAGGACGCCGTGCCCAGACACCCAGTCACTCTGCGGTCCCCGGGGCACCCCAGGACCTGAGATGTACCGCACATGCCTGCTCCGGGAAGCCGATGAGACAGACGGCCCGCCAAGGGGAGCGTCCTGAGACGTAGAGAGGGCCGATCTCCTCCTTTGCTGCAGCAGCTCCCCGGGAAGGGAAGGTTGGAGCTCCTCTCCAGGGGGTCAAACATCCCAGCAATGCCGCCCTGACCGCAGCTCGATGTTTCCTCCTTCCCCAGGACAACGCTTACTGCTAACTGTGGCTGGCTTAGGGGAGGTGATTCTGGACGTGTGTGGGGTTGGTCTTCACCAGCTGCCAGCCCAGGCATCGCACCCTGGATGCCCAATGACTACCCTCCGCCTGCCCCGTGGTACTTACTGTGTCCATAGCCCCCTTCTCTCCCCGGATCTACCACTGGTTCCCCGCCAGGAACGTTTTTGCTCCCCTTACCCCCAGGGGATTTTTGGCTCTGTGTGGAGACATCTTTGGTTGTCACGCTTGGGGAGGGCTGCCAGTGCATCTAATGGGCAGAGGCTGGGAACGCTGCCACACATCCCGCAGCACTCAGGATACCCCTATGACGGAGAATGAGCCGGCCGCAACCACCAGCAGGGCCGAGGTCGGGAAAGCCTGCTCCCTCTCAAGTCCTGCCTTTCCTGTGTTTCATCCCTGCAGGGCTCTGTGCCTTTGCTTTCCATGGTGACAGCTAGATAAATGATAAAGGGACCAAGATATTGAGGCTGCTTCTGGCTAAATTTGACCCTTCCCGAGACACTGGTATTTAACAGTCTCCAGCAGGCCTGAGACCCTGCTGACAGAATGACTCTCTCCTGGCCGAGGCAGCCTGGGGCGTCTCAGCTTCGGAAGGAAGTCCCTGGGAGCCAGCAGGCGCTCCCCCAACCCCGGGGCTGCTGGTGTTTCCCAGAGGAAGTGCACGCCCTGCCAGCGCCCGGCCCCGCGCGACGGTGGCCGATGAGTCCCACGGGGCCAACCCTTCCGTGACTGCTTCATTGTCTGGAGCAGCCCAGAGAAGGGTACCCCCAAAGCGGAATGACCCCCTGCACACAGTCACGTCTCACTACATCGGCACTGtcggggggaggtgggggtgctCCGTTCTGCTCACGTCCCAACCCTGGTGAACACGGGGCTTCAGCCTCCTTCCGTGAGCTGCAGGCAGAACTGCAGCAAGAACAAATGATCCAAACCACATGTgtgccctctccctcccttccccctgctGCTCCTGAGGAGGGGGGCCCcgaaagggagaaggaggagggaggatggagggggACGAGGATGCCGAGGCCTCAGGGTCACACTGTCGCACGCCGAACTTGCACGGACAAACCAGACTCTCGGAAGGGAGGCCCCGCCCCGTGCCGCCCTTGGCCGCCCTGGACCGGGAGGACGCGGCCTCCCGGTTGTAGGTGTCGACTCTGCTCCCCAGCTCCCTGCGGCCGTGGACGCTGCGGTCACTACCAGATAGCAGAGTTACCAGCCAGCTCTCCGTAGCCCTGTGTCTTCCTGCCATCCACATCCACGTCCtcgccttcctccccagcccctccgtGGCCAGAGGCCCCAGCAGGCGAGGAGGTGGAGCCAACCCCATCTTAGATTCCTACCCCTCAGAATTCCTTCCTCACCTCCCGGGGGAACCAGAGGGTGAGGATCTACTTTCCTGGTTTCCTGGGGGTCTTCACAGTGTTGAACTAAAGGTAAAGTCTCACTGCAGCTGGGGCGGCAAAACACAGGGGAGAGATCACATCGGGGATTGCAATAAGAATGAACGTTAGAGGTTTTCTCACTCTGGTCCTGAtccccagagagagagaaaccatcAGTCATACAGCCTTAAGGTTCTCCGCCTCATGGGAAAAGGAAAGGACAGACATGGCACCttgttcccatttcacaggtgggcAAGTAGAGGCTTGAGACTGAAAATAGCAGGCGCGCTGCAGGCAAAGTGAgtgctgggagaggagagggccCAAGCGCGGTGGCAGTGAGGAGCCTCCTGGCCTTTTGGGAAACGTCAGGGAGCAACGGCCATTGCACGAGCCCTGAAAGTTGGAGCAGGAGACTTCACCGATTTCTTGAACTTTCCTCCAAATACCAGCGCCTTGGTCACCTCCTAATGCCAAGTGCTAGAGACGGACCCCATTGGTTGTTCAAGACACAGCAGGGCAtgctccacctcccctccccagcctcattTCCGTACTTCCCTCAAGCCACACTCTCCCCCCCAAAGGTAACTTGCAATTTGCAGTTATTAAACCCTTACTAAGTGTCAGCCTCTGGCACGCTGAGCTTTCCATGCATTATTTAATTTCATCCTCACAGCCCTCTGAGGTAGATActactatcatccccattttatggatgaggaaactgaggcttaacaaGGACGGTGATTTACCCCATGTGACagagccaggaagtggcagaaccaagaggCCAACCTCTAACTGATGGACACCCAAGTCCTCACTCTGGACCCTGCCATTTACAGATGTTTACTGATGTACGTGCCTTGCTTGGCTCTGTGTGGAGACCATCCCATCCCGGAAAGTCAAGGATGGGAGGCCGGATCCCAACGCTGCAGTGGCCATAACGCACATGTGGCTTTTCACATTCAAacggaagaaaattaaaaattcagttccttggcTGCATTAGTCACACTTCAAATGCTCCACTTGTGGCTTGCAGCTACCATATTGACAGTGTAGAACTTTCGCATCACTGCTAAAAGTGCTGGTGGACAGTGCTGGTCTAGAGTCTGCCCCACTGCACACAGGCCACCCAAGGTTGGCGCAGCCAGAGCAGACTACCCTCCTCCTGGGGCTTCCTCGCCCCACTGTTGCTGCCCAGGACCCCACTAGACCTCGCAGAACACGTGGCCCTTCATTTCTGAAATCCCCTGGATGGGGGCCTCTCTGTGGCTGATCCTGTGGGGGACGATCTGAGCAAGGGTCTCAGACCCTGGGATGGAGATGTTTTTGCTCAACAAACATGATCTGCAGCCTGGTGCCGGCGGGGTGTGGTGGAGGGTGGGGACTGCCAGTGGAAGTCACAGAACGTCAGAAGTAGTGAGACCTTACGGAACTAGGATCCAATCCCCTCAACTCAGAAACAGACCAGAGTCCACACAGGGATGTGGCCTGGCTCCTGGCTCAGGGAGCACCCGAACAAGTGCAAAGTCACACTCTGATCCACAGGCCCACGGGGAGCAAAGGAACCGTGTAAACTCTTTGGAAGTTTCCTCTGGCTTCAGAGGAACGTGTACATGacaatggggtggggggggattcTTTGGGGAGGATTCCCACTGCCTCTCCTCCCTGGGGAGAGGAGGTCAGGGACAGCCAAGGAGAGATGTGCCCAACTTTAGGCCTCGGATGAGGCAGGAACCCCGCTGTGTGATTGCCAAGGCTGGGGCAGCCCGGGCAGGACGGGGCCTCTGGGAGATTCATCCCTGGCCCGTTTATGGGCCTGTCTCAGGTGCAGCAGGAAAGGAAGCTGGGAGCACAGGCAGCAGCCACAAGGGAGAAAAGCTGTGAAAAAGcatttatagggcttccctggtggcgcagtggttgagaatctgcctgccaatgcaggggacgcgggttcgagccctggtctgggaagatcccacatgccgcggagcaactgggcccgtgagccacaattactgagcctgcgcgtctggagcctgtgctccgcaacaagagaggccgcaatagtgagaggcccgcgcaccgcgatgaagagtggcccccgcttgccgcaactagagaaagccctcgcacagaaacgaagacccaacacagccataaataaaataaattaaaaaaaaaaaaaaggaatcatctattaaaaaaaaaagaaaaaaaagaaaaagcatttataACCAGAAGAGCCGCCGGGGAGAGGACAGGAGGACTCATGGACCGCACACATCTGCCCCAGGAGCTGGGAGAAGCCAATGGGGTCGGGGGCGGTGAGGGCGGTGCTGGGGCTGGCGGTGAAGCCATTGttataagaaagaggaaaaagtatatgtattttCCCCACCAAACCAGCCAACAcctattttctagttcttttttttaactacaagcactcttttttaaaaaggcacctACAAATTCCAATAGAGGGGCATCCTACAAAATCCCAGACCAGTACTCCTGAAAAGTGACAAGGTCATCCAAAACaggctgagaaactgtcacagccaagaagagccttaggagacatgacaactaaatgtaatgtggtgtcctggatgggatcctgggacagaaaaaggaccttaagtaaaaactaaagaaagctaaagtatggactttagttaaggATAATGTATCAATACTGGTTCATTAACCGTAGCAAATGTCCCACACTTAATAATGTAAGAAGTTACCAGTAGGGGGAAACTGGGCTGGTGTGTatggaattctctgtactatcatctcaaattttctgtaaacctaaaactgtgctaacaaagtctattaaaatgtttaaaaggcaCCTATTaatatggcttttaaaaattataatttaagggGGTTGGACCCAGGGCTGAGGCAGGCACCCCTCACCCCCGTCTCAGTGGGTCATGCCCAGGGCGGCAGGGTGACTGGGCGGTGCCCGCGCAGGAGACCATGCGGTTTCCAGTTACAACGCAGGGATCACAGCAAACACAGCCGCCACAGAAGCACTATGGCATTACCTCTCCCATCAGCTTAGCAGCCCCCAAGGAGACTGACTGCCTACGTACACAGAAACTAATTGAGACTCTGAAACCCTTTGGCGTttttgaagaggaagaggaactgCAGCACAGGattttaatttggggaaaattaaatAACCTGGTAAAAGAGTGGATACGAGAAATCAGTGAAAGCGAGAATCTTCCACAATCTGTAATTGAAAATGGTGGTGgaaaaatttttacatttggaTCTTAGAGATTAGGAGTACATACAAAAGGTGCCGATATTGATGCGTTGTGTGCTGCACCAAGACATGTTGATCGAAGTGATTTTTTCACCTCATTCTATCATAAGTTGAAATTACAGGAAGAAGTAAAAGATTTAAGAGCTGTTGAAGAAGCATTTGTACCAGTTATCAAACTGTGTTTTGATGGGATAGAGATTGATATTTTGTTTGCAGGATTAGCACTGCAGACTATTCCAGGAGACTTGGGCTTAAGAGATGACAGTCTGCTTAAAAATTTAGATATAAGATGTGTAAGAAGTCTTAATGGTTGCAGGGTAACCGATGAAATTGTACATCTAGTACCAAAGATTGACAACTTCTCAGGTTAACCCTGAGAGCTATCAAACTGTGGGCCAAACACCACAACACCTATTCCAATATATTAGGTTTCCTCGGTGGTGTTTCCTGGGCTATGCTAGTAGCAAGAACTTGCCAGCTTTATCCGAATGCAATAGCATCAACTCTTGTACGTaaatttttcttggtattttctaAAGGGTATGTGTttagattatattaaaataaaattggttgtagacactgaaaaaaaattataatttaagaatcatttaaaaagttatttacagtatttaaaaatgggaaaatagggagaggttgaaTTTGTTCAGGATTCTACAATTTGCCAATGTGTTTGCCTATATTAATCGCATTTTTCATCACAGCCCTGGGTAAGGAGtattatcattattcccattctatagaagaggaaactgaggctcagagagcttgggtaacctgcccaaagtcacccagGCTAGTAAGCAGGGGAGGAAGCAGGAACTGGAAACCTCCTTCCTGCACGCTTTTCCCACTggccctgcccttccccactCTCTGCTGAGCAGGG is a window encoding:
- the LOC132376260 gene encoding LOW QUALITY PROTEIN: poly(A) polymerase alpha-like (The sequence of the model RefSeq protein was modified relative to this genomic sequence to represent the inferred CDS: deleted 2 bases in 1 codon; substituted 1 base at 1 genomic stop codon), encoding MRFPVTTQGSQQTQPPQKHYGITSPISLAAPKETDCLRTQKLIETLKPFGVFEEEEELQHRILIWGKLNNLVKEWIREISESENLPQSVIENGGGKIFTFGSXRLGVHTKGADIDALCAAPRHVDRSDFFTSFYHKLKLQEEVKDLRAVEEAFVPVIKLCFDGIEIDILFAGLALQTIPGDLGLRDDSLLKNLDIRCVRSLNGCRVTDEIVHLVPKIDNFRLTLRAIKLWAKHHNTYSNILGFLGGVSWAMLVARTCQLYPNAIASTLVRKFFLVFSKGYVFRLY